A stretch of DNA from Corallococcus silvisoli:
TGCTGCTGGCGACGGTGGCCCAGGCCGCGCTGCCGTCCACCGCCGTGGGCAGCACCGCACCCGACGAGGGCGACCCGCGCCTGGAGGGAGCGCTGCTCCTGGATGCCACGCAGGTGAAGGCGGGCGGCGACTTTCGCGTGGGAGTGCGCCTCAAGCTGGACCCGGAGTGGCACGTCTACTGGAAGAACCCGGGAGACTCGGGGCTGGCCACGGAGGTGTCGTGGGATGCGCCGGGCGTCCAGGTGGGTGACCTGCGCTGGCCCTTCCCCAGCACGTTCCGCACGCCGGACGGCTTCATCACCACGCACGGCTACCACGACGAGGTGCTGCTGTTCGCGCCCGCGCACGTGTCGGAGCAGGCCCAGGGCACGCTGACGGTGTCCGCGGCGGTGGATGCGCTCGCGTGCAAGGTGCACTGCATCCCCGCGCAGCTGGTGCTGTCGCGCACGCTGCCGGTGGGGCCGGAGACGGTGACGGACGCGGAGTTCGCGCCGCTGTTCGACGCCTCGCAGGCCCAGGTGCCCGCGCCGGTGGGCGGCCAGGGCGCGCCGCGCGTGGCCCTGGCGCTGGATGGCACGACGCTCACCGCGGGCAAGCCCTTCACGGGCACGCTCACCGTGACGGCGGCGGACGGCAAGCCGTTCGCGGGCGGCGTGGAGGGTGACTTCTTCGTGCCTGGCCGCATCGCGGGCGTGGACCGCGTGGCGTTGAAGCAGAAGGCGCCGGGGACGTTCGCGCTGGAGGGGCAGGCGTCGTCGGTGGTGCCCAAGGGCGAGCCCCGGCTCACCGGTGCGCTGCGCCTGGGCACGCGGGCCACGGGCTTCACGGCGGTGGACGTGGACACGGCGCTCGCGCCGGTGGTGGCGGATGGGGCGGTGGCGGAAGCTGCGCCGTTGAAGCTGCCGTCGATGAAGGACGCGGTGGGCAAGGTGAAGCCGGCGGCGGCCGCGCCGGTCGCGGCGGAGTCGTCCATGGGGTTGGGGCTCGCGCTGCTGTTCGCGTTCCTGGGCGGCGCGCTGCTCAACCTGATGCCGTGCGTGTTCCCGGTGCTGGCCATCAAGGCGTATGGCTTCGCGCGGCTGGTGCAGGAGGAGAAGGGGAAGGTGGTGCCGCACGCCCTGGCGTACGCGGGTGGCATCGTGGCGACGATGCTGCTCCTGGCGGGCGCGGTGCTGGCGGTGCGCGCGGGCGGCAGCAGCGTGGGCTGGGGCTTCCAGTTCCAGGAGCCGCTGTTCGTCGCGGGCGTGAGCGCGGTGGTGGTGGCGTTCGCGCTGAACCTCTTCGGGGTCTACACGCTGGGCGCGGACGGCACGGCGCTGGCGGGCAAGGTGGACCAGAGCCACGGCCTGCTGCGCAGCGCGGGTGAAGGCGTGCTGGCGGTGGTGCTGGCCACGCCGTGTTCGGCGCCGCTGTTGGGCACGGCGGTGGGCTTCGCCTTCGCGGCGGGCGCGGCCACGGTGGTGGCGGTGTTCCTGGCGCTGGGGTTGGGGCTGGCGCTGCCCTTCTGTGTGCTGGTGCTGGTGCCGGGCCTGGCGAAGCGGCTGCCGAAGCCGGGCATGTGGATGGAGCGCGGCAAGCAGTTCCTGGGCTTCGCGCTCCTGGGCACGACGGTGTGGCTGGTGTGGGTGATGGGCGGTCTGGCGGGGGTGGATGGCATGGCGCGGCTGCTCGCGTTCCTCATCGCGGTGGGCCTGGGCACGTGGCTGTACGGCCAGTCGCAGGGGCTGGAGGGGGGACGCCGGGGCGTGACGGTGGCGTTGGCGGTGCTGGTGCTGGTGGGCTCGGGCGCGGTGGCGCTGCGCTTCGACGAGGCGCAGGCGTCGCTGGAGACGCGCGGGGCGGTGGCGTCGTCGCACGGCGGGGCGCAGCCCTGGGACGAGGCGGCGGTGTCCGCGGCGCTGGCGGCGGGGCAGCCGGTGTTCGTGGACTTCACGGCGGACTGGTGCCTCACGTGCAAGTTCAACGAGCGCACCGTGCTGTCGCGCGACGACGTGCGGCAGGCGTTCCTGAAGCACAACGTGGCCTTCTTCGTGGCGGAC
This window harbors:
- a CDS encoding protein-disulfide reductase DsbD family protein yields the protein MTHPWSKRSGSRLGGLGVAGVLLLATVAQAALPSTAVGSTAPDEGDPRLEGALLLDATQVKAGGDFRVGVRLKLDPEWHVYWKNPGDSGLATEVSWDAPGVQVGDLRWPFPSTFRTPDGFITTHGYHDEVLLFAPAHVSEQAQGTLTVSAAVDALACKVHCIPAQLVLSRTLPVGPETVTDAEFAPLFDASQAQVPAPVGGQGAPRVALALDGTTLTAGKPFTGTLTVTAADGKPFAGGVEGDFFVPGRIAGVDRVALKQKAPGTFALEGQASSVVPKGEPRLTGALRLGTRATGFTAVDVDTALAPVVADGAVAEAAPLKLPSMKDAVGKVKPAAAAPVAAESSMGLGLALLFAFLGGALLNLMPCVFPVLAIKAYGFARLVQEEKGKVVPHALAYAGGIVATMLLLAGAVLAVRAGGSSVGWGFQFQEPLFVAGVSAVVVAFALNLFGVYTLGADGTALAGKVDQSHGLLRSAGEGVLAVVLATPCSAPLLGTAVGFAFAAGAATVVAVFLALGLGLALPFCVLVLVPGLAKRLPKPGMWMERGKQFLGFALLGTTVWLVWVMGGLAGVDGMARLLAFLIAVGLGTWLYGQSQGLEGGRRGVTVALAVLVLVGSGAVALRFDEAQASLETRGAVASSHGGAQPWDEAAVSAALAAGQPVFVDFTADWCLTCKFNERTVLSRDDVRQAFLKHNVAFFVADWTRRDARITTKLAEHGRAGVPMYLVLSPGAPDAPEVLNELLTADSVIQAVQRAAECGSPLKGGSVVCARH